Part of the Geodermatophilus obscurus DSM 43160 genome is shown below.
GATCTGCGGCAGGATCGGCAGGCAGCCGGCCAGCGGGCTGACCCCGCGCTCGCGCTGCATCTTGAGCATCGCCTCGCTGAAGCCCTGCCGGTCGCTGCCGTACTGCTTGCGCAGCCGTGCGATCTCCGGCTGGAGCTCCTGCATCGCCCGCTGGGACTTGACCTGCTTGACGAACAGCGGGAAGAGGATCACCCGCACGGTCACGACGAGGAAGACGATCGACAGCGCCCACGTCAGGCCCGACAGCCCGGTCCCGGCTTCGGGGTCGTCGAAGGCGAGGCTCCACAACGCGTGCCACTGCGCCATGACCCACGAGATGGCGGTGTACAGCCAGTCAAGCAAGGGGGGACTCCTCCTGCGGGGCCCGGCGGGGTGCCGACGGGACGGGTCGGGCGGTTCCGGGTTCGGGTGTGCGGGCGGGCGGCACCAGGTCGAGGCCACCAGGGTGCCAGGGCGCGCACTTGAGCAGCCGGCACAGCGCCAGCCAGCTGCCCCGCCCCGCGCCGTGGACGGCGAGCGCCTCGGCGGCGTAGGCGCTGCAGGTGGGCTGGAAGCGGCACCGTGGCGGG
Proteins encoded:
- the yidD gene encoding membrane protein insertion efficiency factor YidD, coding for MSADPGTEVPGRPAAEHRRRPVARAMLAVVGFYQRAISPALPPRCRFQPTCSAYAAEALAVHGAGRGSWLALCRLLKCAPWHPGGLDLVPPARTPEPGTARPVPSAPRRAPQEESPLA